One window from the genome of Deinococcus reticulitermitis encodes:
- a CDS encoding response regulator has translation MSPNSAPEVQILLVEDSEPDILLTEEAFAEARVRNQLHVVRDGEEALQFLRRQGEHARAPRPDVILMDINMPRKNGLEVLEEVKADPELRTIPILILTTSQAEEDVRRSYAGHASGYVVKPVGFENFLQAIRAFEEFWLTFVRFPPRA, from the coding sequence GTGAGTCCGAACAGCGCGCCGGAAGTTCAGATCCTGCTGGTCGAGGACAGCGAGCCGGACATCCTCCTGACCGAAGAAGCGTTTGCCGAGGCGCGGGTGCGCAATCAGCTGCACGTCGTGCGTGACGGCGAAGAAGCCCTGCAATTCCTGCGCCGTCAGGGCGAGCACGCCCGCGCTCCGCGCCCTGATGTGATCTTGATGGACATCAACATGCCGCGCAAAAACGGCCTCGAAGTCCTGGAGGAAGTCAAGGCCGACCCCGAGCTGCGGACCATTCCCATCCTGATCCTCACGACCAGTCAGGCCGAGGAGGACGTGCGGCGCTCCTACGCCGGACACGCGAGCGGTTACGTCGTCAAGCCGGTGGGCTTCGAGAACTTCCTGCAGGCGATCCGCGCGTTCGAGGAGTTCTGGCTCACCTTCGTCCGCTTTCCCCCACGCGCCTGA
- a CDS encoding MmcQ/YjbR family DNA-binding protein, with amino-acid sequence MQTVEDLRSVCRALPHSLETFPFDDVTLVFKVGYLSKSKMYALTDVTADPLRLSVKVPPERGEELRAEHPGHIVPGHHLNKRHWVTLTLDGSLPAELVKELLRGSYLLVARGGFTKAERRELGLPDAL; translated from the coding sequence ATGCAGACGGTAGAAGACCTCCGGAGCGTGTGCCGCGCGCTGCCGCACTCGCTCGAAACCTTTCCCTTCGACGACGTGACGCTCGTGTTCAAAGTCGGCTACCTCAGCAAGTCGAAGATGTACGCCTTGACCGACGTGACCGCCGATCCCCTGCGCCTGAGCGTCAAGGTGCCGCCCGAGCGCGGCGAGGAGCTGCGCGCCGAGCACCCCGGACACATCGTCCCCGGCCACCACCTCAACAAGCGGCATTGGGTCACGCTCACCCTCGACGGCAGCCTCCCCGCCGAACTGGTCAAGGAGCTGCTGCGCGGCAGTTACCTCCTCGTGGCGCGCGGCGGTTTTACGAAAGCCGAGCGGCGGGAGTTGGGGCTGCCTGACGCGCTCTGA
- a CDS encoding GNAT family N-acetyltransferase, with the protein MTFTVTAGPLPALPELVALYDSVRWSAYTREPERLQEALENSGFLWTARREDGELIGLIRGLTDRVSILYVQDILVRPDWQRGGVGRALMEQMLAEYGHIRQMVLITDDEPKQLAFYASLGFQNTRGLVKVPTNAFYRVASGPLE; encoded by the coding sequence GTGACCTTCACCGTGACTGCCGGCCCGCTGCCCGCCCTCCCCGAACTCGTCGCCCTCTACGACTCGGTGCGCTGGAGCGCCTACACCCGCGAGCCCGAGCGGTTGCAAGAGGCGCTGGAGAACTCCGGCTTCCTCTGGACCGCGCGCCGTGAAGACGGCGAGCTGATCGGACTGATTCGCGGCCTCACCGACCGCGTGAGCATCCTCTACGTGCAGGACATCCTCGTGCGGCCCGATTGGCAGCGCGGCGGCGTGGGGCGGGCACTGATGGAGCAGATGCTGGCGGAGTACGGCCACATTCGGCAGATGGTCCTGATCACCGACGACGAACCGAAACAGCTCGCCTTCTACGCCTCGCTGGGCTTCCAGAACACGCGCGGGCTGGTGAAGGTGCCGACCAATGCGTTTTACCGGGTTGCTTCAGGGCCGCTGGAGTAA
- a CDS encoding ABC transporter ATP-binding protein, translating to MLTRKLPEREDLTGRQLLGVLAQTVPDLLRSAPLLVGLMLLMAVIQGLMPAVTILLGKWTVDGVGAALAGQEANLTLLAGAWAGAALLTQVTGVASQVLQGYASDHFTVRTMTRLMGKMGEIQGLDVLEDPRFHDDIEILQMGAPRRPLNLVSTLLYLVRSGVGAVGVSATLLTIGWWVPLVVVAGMLPALLRQLAFSKLGWSIFIQRTQDSRELNYFQRVAMRHEYAKEVRLYGLMPHLQGRYLERTLDYQRVMRGVRNKQLLGVLPYQALSLLVTAGLFIYVVDRAQQGVYTAGSVVLVITALAGLRDELRSISEYLSVGTEHLNWFHKFHRFLAAAPGVTAPAQPRPLPRELTLTLDRVTFGYRDGPPVVEDVSLTIPEGQVVAIVGENGAGKTTLVKLLLRFYDPSSGRILLGGPGEEVDLRAVDPGGWRAQVAAVFQDFAKFEWTLRENVVLGQPEDAPKLAHAVGASGLGAALNRVEGGLEARLGQAFGGVDLSGGQWQKLATARALYRDARVLILDEPTAALDPRSEAEVFAAFAALSRGRTTLLITHRLGSVLMADRVLVMKGGRLIEDGTHAGLLARGGEYAELWRLQASQYAEEREGVAG from the coding sequence ATGCTGACCCGCAAGCTCCCCGAGCGCGAAGACCTCACAGGCCGCCAACTGCTCGGCGTGCTCGCGCAGACGGTGCCGGACCTCCTGCGCAGCGCGCCGCTGCTCGTCGGCCTGATGCTGCTGATGGCGGTGATTCAGGGGCTGATGCCTGCCGTCACCATCCTGCTCGGCAAGTGGACGGTGGACGGGGTGGGTGCGGCCCTCGCTGGGCAGGAGGCCAACCTCACGTTGCTCGCGGGGGCGTGGGCGGGGGCGGCGCTGCTCACGCAGGTGACGGGGGTGGCGTCTCAGGTGCTTCAGGGCTACGCCTCGGACCATTTCACGGTCCGCACGATGACGCGCCTGATGGGCAAGATGGGCGAGATTCAGGGCCTGGACGTGCTCGAAGACCCGCGCTTTCACGACGACATCGAGATTTTGCAGATGGGCGCGCCGCGCCGGCCCCTGAACCTCGTCTCGACGCTGCTCTACCTCGTGCGGAGCGGGGTGGGGGCGGTGGGCGTGTCGGCCACACTGCTTACCATCGGCTGGTGGGTGCCGCTCGTCGTAGTGGCGGGCATGCTGCCGGCGCTGCTGCGGCAACTGGCCTTTTCCAAACTCGGCTGGAGCATCTTCATCCAGCGCACCCAGGACTCGCGCGAGCTGAATTACTTCCAGCGCGTCGCCATGCGCCACGAGTACGCCAAGGAAGTGCGGCTCTACGGGCTGATGCCGCACCTCCAGGGCCGGTATCTGGAGCGGACCCTCGACTATCAACGGGTGATGCGCGGGGTGCGCAACAAGCAACTGCTCGGGGTGCTGCCGTATCAGGCGCTGTCGCTGCTCGTGACGGCGGGGCTCTTTATCTACGTCGTGGACCGTGCCCAGCAGGGCGTCTACACGGCGGGCAGCGTGGTCCTCGTGATCACGGCGCTCGCCGGGCTGCGCGACGAACTGCGCTCCATTTCCGAGTACCTCAGCGTGGGCACCGAGCACCTCAACTGGTTTCACAAGTTCCACCGCTTCCTCGCCGCCGCGCCGGGGGTGACCGCACCCGCCCAGCCCCGGCCCCTGCCGCGTGAACTGACCCTGACGCTTGACCGGGTGACCTTCGGCTACCGGGACGGGCCGCCCGTCGTGGAGGACGTGTCGCTCACCATCCCCGAGGGGCAAGTCGTCGCCATCGTGGGCGAGAACGGCGCGGGCAAGACCACGCTCGTCAAGCTGCTGCTGCGCTTCTACGACCCCTCGTCGGGGCGCATCCTGCTCGGCGGGCCGGGCGAGGAGGTGGACCTGCGCGCGGTGGATCCCGGCGGGTGGCGCGCGCAGGTCGCGGCAGTGTTTCAGGATTTCGCCAAATTCGAGTGGACCCTGCGCGAGAACGTGGTGCTCGGGCAGCCCGAGGACGCCCCCAAGCTCGCCCACGCCGTCGGAGCGAGCGGGCTCGGCGCGGCGCTGAACCGGGTGGAGGGCGGCCTGGAGGCGCGGCTCGGGCAGGCCTTCGGCGGCGTGGACCTCTCGGGCGGGCAATGGCAGAAGCTCGCCACCGCCCGCGCCCTTTACCGGGACGCCCGCGTCCTGATCCTCGACGAGCCGACGGCGGCGCTCGATCCGCGCAGTGAAGCCGAGGTCTTCGCCGCCTTCGCCGCGCTCTCCAGGGGCCGCACCACCCTGCTGATCACCCACCGCCTCGGCAGCGTGCTGATGGCGGACCGGGTGCTCGTGATGAAAGGCGGACGCCTGATCGAAGACGGCACCCACGCCGGCCTCCTCGCGCGCGGCGGCGAATACGCCGAACTCTGGCGCCTCCAGGCGAGCCAGTACGCGGAGGAGCGGGAAGGAGTGGCGGGCTGA
- a CDS encoding VanW family protein yields the protein MKFRGLSLFLALAVMAHAAPPGTPAPASAPALPPQDQPKSTRPPLPAPAFPLPAPAPLKLTFTAPLQKIEGGQLTRHTLRKSWTLPAKWVARSREYGKVTSYLGPLLTEVERAVNVKGRPARFFERPGGWIATDQPEWTFDRAATRQALLKAMLAGENAAAVVFQEKRPERSVTLLAERGVLGHLATARSSFAGSPDFRSKNVVVGASKFDYAFVAPNGEFNFNRMVGEVSARTGFVPGYVIAGDSLALEDGGGLCQVSTTAFRALWEAGLPVVERHQHSHRVRYYDPIGYEATVYAPYKNLRMNNDTGAHLFFQVTWNTRSQKLRFDVFGTDTGRRARVSGPVVTDLKPPAAPSFMADERVAPGQQRLLDGPMEGMTSVLTRTVTFADGRTRKDEIRSVYKPWGAVYAVHPHDPRLPAEQMARK from the coding sequence ATGAAGTTCCGCGGCCTTTCCCTGTTTCTTGCCCTCGCTGTCATGGCGCACGCTGCGCCGCCAGGCACCCCGGCACCCGCCTCGGCGCCAGCTCTGCCTCCCCAAGACCAGCCCAAGTCCACCCGGCCTCCATTGCCGGCGCCCGCGTTCCCATTGCCGGCGCCGGCACCGCTCAAGCTGACCTTCACCGCCCCACTTCAGAAGATCGAAGGCGGCCAGCTCACGCGCCACACCCTGAGGAAGAGTTGGACCCTTCCCGCCAAGTGGGTGGCCCGCAGCCGCGAGTACGGCAAAGTCACGTCCTACCTCGGTCCGCTGCTGACCGAAGTAGAAAGGGCCGTAAACGTCAAGGGCCGCCCCGCCCGGTTCTTCGAGCGCCCCGGCGGCTGGATCGCCACCGACCAGCCCGAATGGACCTTCGACCGCGCGGCGACCCGGCAGGCGCTGCTGAAGGCCATGCTTGCCGGGGAGAACGCAGCCGCCGTCGTTTTTCAGGAGAAGCGCCCAGAGCGCAGCGTCACCCTGCTCGCCGAGCGCGGGGTGCTTGGTCACCTGGCGACGGCCCGCAGCTCTTTCGCCGGAAGCCCGGACTTCCGTTCGAAAAATGTCGTGGTGGGGGCGTCGAAGTTCGATTACGCCTTCGTCGCGCCGAACGGAGAGTTCAACTTCAACAGGATGGTGGGCGAGGTAAGCGCCAGGACCGGCTTCGTGCCGGGCTACGTGATCGCGGGCGACAGCCTCGCGCTCGAAGACGGCGGCGGCCTTTGTCAGGTGAGCACCACCGCTTTCCGCGCGCTCTGGGAGGCTGGACTCCCGGTCGTCGAGCGCCACCAGCACAGCCACCGCGTGAGGTATTACGATCCCATCGGCTACGAGGCCACCGTCTACGCACCGTACAAGAACCTGCGGATGAACAACGACACCGGCGCGCACCTCTTCTTCCAGGTCACCTGGAACACTCGCAGTCAGAAGCTGCGCTTCGACGTGTTCGGCACCGACACTGGGCGCCGAGCCAGAGTCAGCGGGCCGGTCGTGACCGACCTGAAGCCCCCCGCCGCACCGAGCTTCATGGCCGATGAGCGCGTCGCCCCTGGGCAGCAGCGCCTCCTCGACGGGCCGATGGAAGGCATGACGAGCGTGCTCACGCGCACTGTCACCTTTGCCGACGGCCGCACCCGGAAAGACGAGATCAGAAGCGTGTACAAGCCCTGGGGAGCGGTCTATGCGGTTCATCCGCACGATCCACGCCTGCCAGCCGAGCAGATGGCGCGGAAGTGA
- the purK gene encoding 5-(carboxyamino)imidazole ribonucleotide synthase has protein sequence MRPRTLGILGGGQLAQMLALAALPLGVRVRVLEPDPEAPARLCAEHLCAPYTDPVGLDTLAGCDAVTLEFENVPVEALDALRGRVPVRPGAGLLARSKHRAHEKRALREVGAGTAPFVAIETQGDLVGALAEVGGQGLLKTAELGYDGKGQARVTSEGELRRAWDDLGRVPCVLEGFVTFTREVSLAVARTAAGELAFGPLVENVHRGGILRTSVFPARSPQGTEARARDLARRVAEGWGLEGLITLEFFELPNGDLLVNEVAPRVHNSGHLTQDGGGVSQFEAQVRAVLGLPLSDWRPLLPCAMVNYVGVTGPGGEAQEPDWEGIDALPGTHVHLYHKGGGAGRKLGHVNLVAPDKQALRERLTALEARIP, from the coding sequence ATGAGACCAAGAACCCTCGGTATCCTCGGCGGCGGGCAACTCGCGCAGATGCTCGCGCTCGCGGCGCTGCCCCTCGGGGTGCGGGTGCGGGTGCTCGAACCCGACCCCGAAGCCCCGGCGCGGCTGTGCGCTGAGCACCTCTGCGCGCCCTACACCGATCCGGTAGGGCTGGACACCCTGGCCGGGTGCGACGCGGTCACCCTCGAATTCGAGAACGTGCCGGTCGAGGCTCTGGACGCCCTGCGGGGCCGCGTGCCGGTGCGGCCGGGGGCGGGCCTGCTCGCCCGGTCCAAGCACCGTGCCCACGAGAAGCGGGCGCTGCGCGAGGTAGGGGCCGGCACTGCGCCCTTCGTGGCGATCGAGACGCAGGGCGATCTGGTGGGGGCGCTGGCGGAGGTGGGCGGCCAGGGCCTGCTCAAAACTGCCGAACTCGGCTACGACGGCAAAGGTCAGGCGCGCGTGACCTCGGAAGGCGAGCTGCGCCGAGCCTGGGACGACCTCGGGCGGGTGCCCTGCGTCCTCGAAGGCTTCGTGACGTTCACGCGCGAGGTCAGCCTCGCCGTAGCGCGCACGGCGGCGGGTGAACTTGCCTTCGGTCCCCTCGTCGAGAATGTGCACCGGGGCGGCATCCTGCGGACCAGCGTGTTTCCCGCGCGCTCCCCGCAGGGCACCGAGGCGCGCGCCCGCGACCTCGCCCGCCGGGTGGCGGAAGGCTGGGGTCTGGAGGGGCTGATCACCCTTGAATTCTTCGAGCTGCCGAACGGCGACCTCCTCGTCAACGAGGTGGCTCCACGGGTGCACAACTCCGGGCATCTCACCCAGGACGGCGGCGGCGTCAGCCAGTTCGAGGCCCAGGTGCGCGCGGTGCTCGGGCTGCCGCTCAGCGACTGGCGCCCCCTGCTGCCCTGCGCGATGGTGAATTACGTGGGCGTGACCGGGCCAGGCGGCGAGGCGCAGGAGCCCGACTGGGAGGGCATCGACGCCCTACCCGGGACCCATGTCCACCTGTACCACAAGGGGGGGGGGGCGGGGCGCAAGCTCGGGCACGTCAACCTCGTTGCCCCGGACAAGCAGGCGCTGCGCGAGCGACTCACTGCGCTCGAGGCCCGGATTCCCTGA
- the purE gene encoding 5-(carboxyamino)imidazole ribonucleotide mutase, whose protein sequence is MSEHSAPRVGVVMGSRSDFETMQGALDLLAELEISYEVRVLSAHRTPGLLASYAARAERLELSCVIAGAGGAAHLPGMLAAFTRVPVLGVPVRSQALSGQDSLLSIVQMPAGVPVATFAIGPAGAKNAALFAAALLATTDEGVRGRLDAFRQAQTQAVLGDPHFDGHPQAGAE, encoded by the coding sequence ATGAGCGAGCATTCGGCCCCGCGCGTGGGCGTGGTGATGGGCAGCCGCAGCGATTTTGAGACGATGCAGGGCGCACTCGATCTGCTTGCGGAGCTGGAGATTTCCTACGAGGTGCGCGTGCTCTCGGCCCACCGCACGCCGGGGTTGCTCGCGAGTTATGCGGCGCGGGCCGAGCGGCTGGAGCTGAGCTGCGTGATCGCCGGAGCGGGCGGCGCGGCGCACCTGCCGGGGATGCTCGCGGCCTTCACGCGGGTGCCGGTGCTCGGGGTACCGGTGAGAAGTCAGGCCCTGAGCGGCCAGGACAGCCTGCTCAGCATTGTGCAGATGCCCGCCGGGGTGCCGGTCGCCACCTTCGCCATCGGTCCGGCGGGGGCGAAGAACGCGGCGCTGTTCGCAGCGGCGCTCCTCGCTACGACCGACGAGGGTGTGCGGGGGCGGCTGGATGCCTTCCGGCAAGCCCAGACCCAGGCGGTGCTGGGCGACCCCCATTTTGACGGTCACCCCCAGGCGGGGGCCGAATGA
- a CDS encoding lipid-A-disaccharide synthase-related protein, with protein sequence MPPHAPALLLISNGHAEDLIGAALGRELRARGAGPLLALPLVGEGRAYASLAEMAGPRLTLPSGGFPFGSLANLRADLQAGLVSASVGQWLAAIRQGSGARHVVVVGDTYALAVGALAARMMPGASTRPRLPLTHLQPLVSVLYAQGMTPTAHLRELNALGANLFMPWELALGRRAERVYTRDAPSARHLALSGVNAAYRGSFAMDILPPPERDLTPLQTGAPALALLPGQRGDAATSLPLMLEAVRRLPELQAFVAWPREFSELPPLPGWNVQIRDEGTALASWDQTPVWLLRNAFSAILHAAHLALGTAGTANEQAAGLGVPVVGFPTRGPQYVTGFAARQRRLLGVALTLTPPEAEAIAAAARTLLAGPARDQAVQEGRKRIGRAGALPQIAQELLARLGHT encoded by the coding sequence ATGCCGCCGCATGCGCCTGCCCTGCTCCTGATCTCCAACGGCCACGCCGAGGACCTGATCGGAGCGGCGCTCGGGCGTGAGCTGCGGGCGCGGGGGGCCGGTCCCCTGCTGGCCCTGCCCCTCGTAGGCGAAGGCCGCGCCTATGCCAGCCTCGCGGAGATGGCCGGGCCGCGCCTCACCCTGCCGTCGGGCGGGTTTCCGTTCGGCAGCCTGGCGAACCTGCGGGCCGATCTGCAAGCCGGCCTCGTGAGCGCGTCGGTGGGCCAGTGGCTCGCGGCTATCCGGCAGGGTTCGGGGGCGCGGCACGTCGTCGTCGTGGGCGACACCTACGCCCTGGCGGTAGGAGCGCTCGCGGCGCGGATGATGCCTGGGGCGTCCACGCGGCCCCGCTTGCCGCTCACGCACCTGCAACCGCTCGTCTCGGTCCTCTACGCGCAGGGCATGACGCCCACCGCCCACCTGCGCGAACTCAACGCGCTCGGCGCCAACCTCTTTATGCCCTGGGAACTCGCGCTGGGCCGGCGGGCCGAGCGGGTCTACACCCGTGACGCCCCCTCGGCCCGGCACCTCGCTCTCAGCGGAGTCAATGCCGCTTACCGGGGCAGCTTCGCGATGGACATCCTGCCGCCCCCCGAGCGTGACCTCACCCCGCTGCAAACCGGGGCGCCGGCGCTCGCCCTCCTCCCCGGCCAGCGCGGCGACGCGGCGACTTCGCTGCCGCTGATGCTGGAGGCCGTCCGCCGACTCCCCGAACTGCAAGCTTTCGTCGCCTGGCCGCGCGAGTTTTCCGAATTGCCACCGCTGCCAGGCTGGAACGTGCAGATCAGGGATGAAGGGACGGCGCTAGCTTCGTGGGACCAGACGCCGGTTTGGCTGCTTCGGAATGCGTTCTCCGCCATCCTGCACGCGGCGCACCTCGCACTCGGCACGGCAGGCACCGCCAACGAGCAGGCGGCGGGACTGGGGGTTCCGGTGGTCGGCTTTCCCACGCGGGGGCCGCAGTACGTCACCGGTTTCGCGGCGCGGCAACGGCGGCTGCTCGGCGTGGCCCTCACGCTCACGCCTCCTGAGGCGGAGGCCATCGCGGCGGCGGCGCGCACTCTCCTCGCCGGTCCGGCGCGCGACCAGGCGGTGCAGGAGGGCCGAAAACGCATCGGGCGTGCCGGCGCCCTCCCCCAAATCGCGCAGGAACTGCTGGCGCGGCTGGGCCACACCTGA
- a CDS encoding NUDIX domain-containing protein, producing the protein MSDLLWPPFSVGVSVLVQDEAGRVLLQRRGDDGLWGTPGGGLDPGEDVLVAAQRELREETGLRCPDLRLLPLTEALVSGPEFFHRYPDGRGFFLVGARVEGTLPAEALCQARLPANGETRELRWFALGDLPPLSGNVNRATLNVLRARAGWPLLPLEPVSLPPTPPEFWSALRRTGGAAPPFIPGVSVLVGDGAGRTLLLRGAGSGRWTLPKRRLEPGESFEACARRGLRETVLEVETLLPTALQTGPEPEFLGSVRLGVLYRANVAAPPLTPEARFFSTADLARLGELDAEAEETLALWRGPG; encoded by the coding sequence ATGAGTGACCTGCTTTGGCCCCCCTTCTCCGTTGGGGTCAGCGTGCTCGTGCAGGACGAGGCCGGACGGGTCCTCCTCCAGCGCCGGGGCGACGACGGCCTGTGGGGCACGCCCGGCGGCGGCCTCGATCCCGGCGAGGATGTCCTGGTGGCGGCGCAGCGCGAACTGCGGGAGGAAACCGGGCTGCGCTGCCCGGACCTGCGCCTGCTTCCTCTGACCGAAGCGCTCGTCTCGGGGCCGGAGTTTTTCCACCGCTATCCGGACGGGCGGGGCTTTTTCCTCGTCGGGGCACGGGTGGAGGGCACTTTGCCGGCAGAGGCGCTCTGCCAGGCCCGGCTTCCAGCGAATGGCGAGACGCGCGAGCTGCGCTGGTTCGCGCTGGGTGACCTGCCGCCGCTGAGCGGCAACGTCAACCGCGCCACCCTGAACGTGCTGCGCGCCCGCGCCGGCTGGCCGCTTCTGCCGCTGGAGCCGGTCTCCCTGCCGCCGACTCCGCCCGAGTTCTGGTCCGCGCTGCGGCGGACGGGCGGGGCCGCGCCCCCCTTCATCCCTGGGGTGAGCGTGCTCGTGGGAGACGGGGCCGGGCGCACGCTGCTGCTGCGCGGCGCCGGGTCAGGCCGCTGGACCCTCCCGAAACGCCGCCTCGAACCGGGCGAGTCGTTTGAGGCGTGTGCGCGGCGCGGCCTGCGGGAAACGGTCCTGGAAGTTGAAACACTCCTCCCCACGGCGCTCCAGACCGGCCCCGAACCCGAGTTTCTGGGCAGCGTCCGCCTCGGCGTGCTGTACCGGGCGAACGTCGCCGCCCCGCCCCTGACGCCTGAGGCCCGGTTCTTCAGTACGGCGGACCTCGCCCGCCTCGGGGAGCTGGACGCCGAGGCAGAGGAGACGCTCGCCCTGTGGCGTGGGCCGGGGTGA
- a CDS encoding carboxylesterase/lipase family protein, whose amino-acid sequence MRRTLLRSGLLGLALLAAAQAQPASPRVQVSGGTLVGRAEPGLTLWQGVPYAAPPVGERRWRPPEPPPAWNGERDARQPGPPCLQRLTIPGEAPRIRGAEDCLTLNVAAPAGATRAPVMVWLHGGSFYFGAGSDYDLRTLAREQGVVTVSVNYRLGAFGFLAAPGLVDGAADGPVGNAGLLDQQAALHWVKANIAVFGGDPDNVTVFGESAGGISLCAQLAAPGAAGLFQKAIIQSGACTAPGQLVSRGAALRRGEQFAEGLGCAPTDAACLRAVPAERLVRAPVPGAGVPGQIPFAPHFGDATLPLDPAEAVRRGLIHRAPVLIGSNDAEGQFFASWLGSPARDLSALDYVGLTALLNGTQTPRILRAYRPEAYGSRALAAAAAVTDGLFACPANSLARALTPWVPVYSYEFRDPAPPNNLRRVAGIPRYGAYHAAEIMSVLGTPLPEGIGDPAEFTPEQAALARTIRSYWANFARTGHPNGPGLPLWEPLSASQNNVHALAPGGVGKVTDLRSLRRCDEVWGR is encoded by the coding sequence ATGCGCCGCACCCTTCTCCGCTCTGGCCTGCTCGGGCTGGCCCTGCTCGCTGCCGCGCAGGCGCAACCGGCTTCCCCCCGGGTGCAGGTGAGTGGGGGCACCCTCGTGGGCCGCGCCGAGCCGGGGCTGACGCTCTGGCAGGGCGTGCCCTACGCGGCGCCGCCCGTCGGGGAGCGGCGCTGGCGGCCTCCGGAGCCGCCGCCGGCCTGGAATGGCGAGCGCGACGCCAGGCAGCCTGGTCCCCCCTGCCTTCAGCGCCTCACCATTCCAGGCGAGGCACCCAGGATTCGCGGCGCGGAGGACTGCCTCACGTTGAACGTGGCCGCGCCCGCAGGTGCTACGCGCGCGCCCGTGATGGTGTGGCTGCACGGCGGAAGTTTCTATTTCGGGGCCGGCAGCGACTATGACCTGCGGACGCTCGCCCGCGAGCAGGGCGTGGTGACGGTGAGCGTGAATTACCGGCTCGGGGCCTTCGGGTTCCTGGCCGCGCCGGGGCTGGTGGACGGCGCCGCCGACGGACCGGTGGGCAACGCTGGCCTGCTCGACCAGCAGGCGGCCCTGCACTGGGTGAAGGCGAACATCGCGGTTTTCGGTGGCGACCCGGACAACGTGACGGTCTTCGGCGAGTCGGCGGGCGGCATCAGCCTCTGCGCGCAGCTCGCCGCGCCGGGAGCCGCCGGCCTTTTCCAGAAGGCGATCATCCAGAGCGGCGCCTGCACCGCGCCAGGGCAGCTGGTCTCGCGCGGCGCAGCGCTGCGGCGCGGCGAACAGTTCGCTGAGGGTCTCGGCTGCGCGCCCACCGACGCCGCCTGCCTGCGCGCCGTGCCCGCCGAGCGGCTGGTGCGGGCGCCCGTGCCCGGAGCCGGGGTGCCGGGCCAGATTCCCTTCGCGCCCCACTTCGGCGACGCCACGCTGCCTCTCGACCCGGCCGAAGCGGTGCGCCGGGGGCTGATTCACCGAGCTCCCGTCCTGATCGGCAGCAACGACGCCGAGGGGCAGTTTTTCGCCTCGTGGCTCGGAAGCCCGGCGCGCGACCTCTCGGCGCTGGACTATGTCGGCCTCACCGCGCTGCTCAATGGCACCCAGACGCCGCGGATTCTGCGCGCCTACCGCCCGGAGGCTTACGGCAGCCGCGCCCTGGCCGCCGCCGCCGCCGTGACCGACGGCCTCTTCGCCTGCCCGGCCAACTCGCTCGCCCGCGCGCTGACGCCCTGGGTGCCGGTCTACAGCTACGAGTTCCGCGACCCGGCGCCGCCCAACAATCTTCGGCGGGTGGCCGGCATTCCGCGTTACGGGGCCTATCACGCCGCCGAGATCATGAGCGTGCTCGGCACCCCGCTGCCTGAAGGAATCGGGGACCCGGCAGAGTTCACGCCCGAGCAGGCGGCGCTCGCCCGCACCATCCGGAGCTACTGGGCCAATTTCGCGCGGACTGGCCATCCCAACGGCCCTGGCCTGCCGCTGTGGGAGCCGCTGAGCGCTTCCCAGAACAACGTCCACGCCCTGGCGCCGGGCGGCGTGGGCAAAGTGACCGACTTGCGTTCCCTGCGCCGCTGCGACGAGGTGTGGGGGCGCTGA